The proteins below are encoded in one region of Candidatus Omnitrophota bacterium:
- the era gene encoding GTPase Era yields the protein MISKNFKSGFIAILGRPNVGKSTLLNALVGDKISIMSSIPQTTRHQIRGIMNLKDAQAIFVDTPGIHSFKDKLSSHLNTIAKRSIEGCDLIIYVVDLSRKPGQEEETLMKIITTQKVKTIIVLNKVDKGVKFLNDYMALWEEKSKKAGKDSFLEYYIPLSAKTGKNIDKLRDVLVEILPVAQAYYDVKTLTDFPDKFRVADIIREKLFLQLDEELPHSLAVEISEIKDKKKVVYVKANIYVERDSQKKIVVGKNGQILKNVGIESRLEIGKIYGKKVFLDIWVTVLKDWQERPRILKELGYWLD from the coding sequence ATGATTAGTAAAAATTTTAAATCAGGTTTTATAGCAATTTTGGGTCGTCCGAATGTAGGAAAGTCAACGCTCCTTAATGCTTTGGTTGGGGATAAGATAAGTATTATGTCTAGCATTCCTCAGACAACTCGGCATCAAATAAGGGGAATTATGAATTTAAAAGATGCCCAGGCAATTTTTGTCGATACTCCGGGAATCCATTCGTTTAAAGATAAACTAAGCTCTCATCTTAATACGATAGCTAAAAGATCTATTGAAGGGTGTGATTTAATAATTTACGTGGTTGATCTTTCCCGCAAACCCGGGCAGGAAGAGGAAACCCTAATGAAAATTATCACAACTCAAAAAGTAAAAACCATAATTGTGCTTAACAAAGTGGATAAAGGAGTAAAGTTCCTTAATGATTATATGGCTTTGTGGGAAGAGAAGTCTAAGAAGGCTGGGAAGGATAGTTTTTTAGAATATTATATTCCGCTTTCAGCTAAGACTGGGAAAAATATCGACAAGTTGAGAGATGTTTTGGTGGAAATCTTGCCGGTAGCTCAAGCTTATTACGATGTTAAGACTTTAACTGATTTTCCTGATAAATTTAGGGTTGCTGACATAATACGCGAAAAGTTATTTTTACAGTTGGATGAGGAGTTACCGCATTCCTTGGCAGTTGAGATTTCTGAAATAAAGGATAAAAAAAAGGTCGTATACGTAAAGGCGAATATTTATGTAGAAAGGGATTCTCAGAAAAAAATAGTTGTCGGTAAAAATGGCCAAATACTTAAAAATGTTGGAATTGAGTCGCGTCTTGAGATCGGAAAGATATATGGCAAGAAAGTGTTTTTAGATATTTGGGTTACAGTTTTAAAAGATTGGCAAGAACGTCCTCGAATATTAAAAGAATTAGGCTACTGGTTGGATTAG
- a CDS encoding PilZ domain-containing protein has translation MSNRRRYLRISTVLPVEFFIIDSQGRRITPWLQGFTRDIGKGGICLIVNELWRGFYDKLRSPGARISLRVNFPFIAKPVCLEAKVSWLRSKGEDDFIQYLAGLDFLDIDKSASNRIFKYAVVKKSIPFSVSLAGFVLVAVALSLFWHNFSLTKANQKLVSDYVEVLERTSALEELLSEGVESSAKSDIKKEVASLDKERIGFSSQIIKGMYSWIKNRQDLSRGLVLSFEGDNSLKRVCFTYDQSLAAIIFLVRGDTERAEKILNFYLDKINTDKLIYNAYFTRGGVFEYVQHSGPNAWIGLAALCYTKHTGNRKYLPIIETVSRFLIKMMDKEAGIKGGPEVSWYSTEHNLDAFAFFRLFYELSGDVRYRDIAEGIKNWVARYAYSDYGQPVKRGKGDSTIATDTYTWSVSSFGPEALYSLGMNPEAILDFAIENCQVSVEFQYKERVSKLTGFDFAKAKHIARGGVVSGEWTSQMILAFEIMADYFKDKDPEKSKEYLKKAYFYFNELQKMLITSPSLVGREDPCLPYASSPGADTGHGWRTPRGGRTGSLASTAYFLLAYEGYNPLAADFLELSLKSIYQGKPE, from the coding sequence ATGAGTAACCGTCGAAGATATCTAAGAATTTCTACTGTTTTGCCGGTCGAATTTTTTATTATTGATAGCCAGGGTCGAAGAATCACGCCTTGGTTGCAAGGATTCACACGCGACATCGGCAAAGGTGGAATTTGCCTTATTGTTAATGAGCTTTGGCGTGGGTTTTACGATAAGCTAAGATCTCCTGGGGCAAGAATATCATTAAGGGTAAATTTTCCTTTTATAGCTAAACCGGTATGCCTGGAGGCAAAGGTTTCTTGGCTAAGAAGTAAAGGCGAGGATGATTTTATCCAATATCTGGCTGGTCTAGATTTTTTAGATATTGATAAATCGGCAAGTAATAGAATATTTAAATATGCAGTTGTGAAGAAGAGCATTCCTTTCTCGGTAAGTTTAGCGGGGTTCGTTTTAGTTGCCGTCGCTTTGTCTTTGTTTTGGCATAATTTTTCTTTGACTAAGGCAAATCAAAAATTAGTAAGTGATTATGTTGAAGTTTTAGAAAGAACCTCAGCCTTGGAAGAGCTTCTTTCTGAAGGGGTTGAGTCTTCAGCAAAGAGCGATATTAAAAAAGAAGTAGCTAGCTTAGATAAAGAAAGAATAGGTTTTTCTTCTCAGATAATAAAAGGGATGTATTCTTGGATTAAGAACCGACAGGATCTTTCCCGGGGCCTGGTGCTTAGTTTCGAAGGAGACAATAGTCTTAAAAGGGTTTGTTTTACTTATGATCAGTCTTTAGCGGCAATTATTTTTTTGGTTCGTGGTGACACTGAAAGAGCAGAAAAAATTCTTAATTTTTATTTAGATAAAATAAATACTGATAAACTTATCTATAATGCTTATTTCACTCGAGGTGGAGTTTTCGAATATGTTCAACATTCCGGGCCTAATGCTTGGATAGGGTTGGCGGCACTTTGCTATACTAAGCATACCGGCAATCGAAAATATTTACCAATAATTGAGACAGTGAGTAGATTTTTGATTAAGATGATGGACAAAGAGGCAGGAATTAAGGGTGGACCGGAAGTTTCTTGGTATTCTACCGAACACAATCTTGATGCTTTCGCTTTTTTCCGTTTATTTTATGAGCTTAGCGGTGACGTAAGATATCGAGATATTGCTGAGGGAATAAAAAATTGGGTAGCGCGCTATGCTTATAGTGATTATGGCCAGCCGGTTAAGCGAGGTAAGGGTGACTCTACTATAGCGACTGATACCTATACTTGGTCGGTAAGTTCTTTCGGCCCGGAAGCGCTTTATTCTTTGGGTATGAATCCAGAGGCAATTCTAGATTTTGCTATTGAGAATTGTCAAGTTTCAGTCGAATTCCAATATAAGGAAAGAGTGTCAAAATTAACTGGTTTTGATTTTGCCAAGGCTAAACATATTGCTCGGGGAGGAGTAGTATCTGGGGAATGGACCAGTCAGATGATATTAGCTTTTGAGATAATGGCTGATTATTTCAAAGATAAGGATCCCGAGAAGTCAAAAGAATACTTAAAGAAAGCTTATTTTTATTTTAATGAATTACAGAAAATGCTAATAACATCTCCTTCTTTGGTGGGTCGCGAAGATCCTTGTTTACCCTATGCTTCTTCACCGGGGGCAGATACTGGCCATGGCTGGAGAACTCCTAGGGGTGGTCGAACCGGGTCTTTAGCTTCAACCGCTTACTTTTTGCTTGCTTATGAAGGCTATAATCCGCTGGCGGCTGATTTTTTAGAGTTATCTTTGAAAAGTATTTATCAGGGTAAGCCGGAATGA
- a CDS encoding DUF3857 domain-containing protein, whose protein sequence is MPIFRTPKLRKNIIWEVYASRFILFVAIAALLGCAPQPMDKPINSDDFGDFSERYEDLISKHQELLKSDPQNNSLRLELGQFYYGFKDYQRTIDLFKGFDLIQARVILAKAYTRLKEYALAIEIFEQLKPLPKDPEYLYLYGTVLEEKNLFPKALKIYAKVTPPFESRAKERIKAIGAKVEEGIPLEIKEITKSAESFLTEINDDAAVYLLVDEATEITPKNTSVSTVHVIEQVLKERGKKLAEVDIGYDSTYQRIELEFARTITKEGQVRYVGEENIRDVSRYLNFPLYSNSRARIISMPSVDVGSFIEYKFKIYSSKLVNEDKFTFIYRLREQYPVFKAYFNLVTPRESPVNFKFFNQNYAEGIDLKPSLSESDDSKVYRWEFNRIKPIIPEYSMPSYAYVNPAILISSFSSWDEIYEWWESLYQDKIQVTESMREFLSKIIETATDDFGKAREIHEFVAKNIRYVAIEYGEGGHEPHSAQEVFVNRYGDCKDQAVLLVSLLREAGLKAYPVLIPTDSVYPIEESFPSINFNHAIAAVEIDDKLIFMDPTSETTPFMDIPLSDQNRSVMVFFDQGWKIVTTDTLKKNRVKYDMKITVDADENAKVIRRVISSGFFAASYRWYLKYTHPALIEEDLRKKMREISSLSTFVDYSIKNVDDFSKNPMLTYNFEAKKVLNPAGDLRILPVLDQLQLDHKLISKDQRKYPIDFEGLHGRDSKIRIILPENLKVKYLPETFILENPWFDLQVSYKKLDQGIDFHQNFKMKKRFVEAEEYSRFEKFLEDAIYRLREEIILEKVK, encoded by the coding sequence ATGCCTATTTTTAGAACTCCGAAGCTTAGAAAAAATATTATTTGGGAAGTTTACGCTTCCAGGTTTATTTTGTTTGTAGCTATTGCTGCCCTTTTAGGTTGTGCTCCCCAGCCAATGGATAAACCCATTAATTCTGATGATTTTGGTGATTTCTCGGAGCGATATGAAGATCTGATTAGTAAACATCAAGAACTTCTCAAGAGTGACCCCCAAAATAATTCCTTACGCCTTGAGCTTGGCCAATTCTATTATGGTTTCAAGGATTATCAGCGCACAATTGATCTGTTTAAAGGTTTTGATCTGATTCAGGCAAGAGTTATTTTAGCTAAGGCTTATACCAGGCTTAAAGAGTACGCCTTAGCTATTGAAATTTTTGAACAATTAAAACCGCTGCCTAAAGACCCAGAATACCTTTATCTTTATGGAACAGTATTAGAGGAGAAAAATCTTTTCCCTAAGGCTTTAAAAATATATGCTAAAGTTACACCGCCTTTTGAGTCTCGGGCCAAAGAAAGAATTAAAGCGATTGGGGCCAAAGTAGAGGAAGGAATACCTTTAGAGATAAAAGAAATCACTAAAAGTGCAGAAAGTTTTTTAACTGAAATAAACGACGATGCTGCAGTTTATCTTCTTGTAGATGAGGCGACGGAGATTACTCCTAAAAATACTTCGGTATCTACGGTTCATGTTATCGAGCAAGTTTTAAAAGAGCGAGGCAAAAAATTAGCTGAAGTCGACATTGGGTATGATTCAACTTACCAGCGTATAGAGCTAGAGTTTGCTCGTACGATAACTAAGGAAGGGCAGGTTAGATATGTCGGAGAAGAGAATATCCGCGACGTTAGCCGCTATCTTAATTTTCCTCTTTATAGTAATTCGCGAGCTCGAATTATTTCTATGCCTTCAGTAGATGTTGGTTCATTCATTGAATATAAATTCAAAATTTATTCATCAAAATTAGTTAACGAGGACAAATTTACCTTTATTTATCGCTTAAGGGAGCAATACCCAGTGTTTAAAGCGTACTTTAATCTTGTTACGCCTAGAGAGAGCCCGGTAAATTTTAAGTTTTTTAATCAAAATTATGCCGAAGGCATAGATCTTAAGCCATCTTTATCTGAAAGTGATGATTCAAAGGTCTATAGGTGGGAATTCAATCGAATAAAACCAATAATTCCCGAGTATTCAATGCCGTCTTACGCTTATGTTAACCCAGCAATTCTAATATCGAGCTTTTCTTCATGGGATGAGATTTATGAGTGGTGGGAATCTCTCTATCAAGATAAAATTCAGGTAACTGAAAGCATGAGAGAGTTTTTGAGTAAAATCATTGAAACTGCCACCGATGACTTTGGCAAGGCTCGAGAAATTCATGAATTTGTGGCTAAAAATATTCGGTATGTAGCTATTGAGTATGGAGAAGGTGGACACGAACCACACTCAGCCCAAGAAGTGTTTGTGAATCGCTATGGCGATTGTAAGGACCAGGCGGTATTATTAGTTTCTTTGCTCCGAGAAGCTGGCCTTAAGGCTTATCCGGTGCTTATCCCTACTGATAGCGTTTATCCTATCGAGGAAAGCTTCCCTTCAATTAATTTTAACCATGCTATTGCTGCTGTTGAAATTGACGATAAATTAATCTTTATGGATCCTACCTCTGAAACAACTCCTTTTATGGATATACCGCTTTCTGATCAGAATCGTTCGGTGATGGTATTTTTTGATCAAGGCTGGAAGATTGTTACTACCGATACATTGAAAAAAAATAGAGTTAAATATGATATGAAAATTACAGTTGATGCTGACGAGAATGCGAAGGTTATTCGCAGAGTGATAAGTAGTGGATTTTTTGCTGCTTCTTATCGTTGGTATCTAAAGTATACACACCCGGCCTTAATCGAAGAAGATCTCCGTAAAAAAATGCGGGAGATATCGTCGCTTTCTACTTTTGTTGACTATAGTATTAAAAATGTTGACGATTTTTCCAAAAATCCAATGCTTACTTATAATTTTGAAGCTAAAAAAGTTTTAAACCCGGCTGGGGATTTACGAATCCTTCCGGTTTTAGATCAACTTCAGCTAGATCATAAACTTATTAGTAAAGATCAGAGGAAGTACCCGATAGATTTTGAAGGATTACACGGCCGGGATTCTAAGATAAGGATAATTTTGCCGGAAAATTTGAAAGTTAAATATTTACCGGAAACATTTATTTTGGAAAATCCTTGGTTTGATCTTCAAGTTTCTTACAAGAAACTTGACCAGGGTATTGATTTCCATCAAAATTTTAAGATGAAAAAACGTTTTGTTGAGGCTGAGGAATACTCAAGATTTGAGAAATTCCTTGAAGATGCCATTTATAGATTACGCGAAGAGATTATTTTGGAAAAGGTTAAATGA
- a CDS encoding aminotransferase class I/II-fold pyridoxal phosphate-dependent enzyme produces the protein MISKRVKKLAPSGIRAFFDLVMGMPEVISLGVGEPDFISPWRVREKAITALEEGMTSYTSNQGLFVLRRDIANHYKRRFSLSYDPKTEILITVGVSEALDLALRAILEPKDKVIVVTPHYVAYPALVEISGGQVLYLTTKAEDNFKIDIKRLKELLKANPKAIILNNPSNPTGTHYTSLELKKIWKVIANKKTLVISDEVYDELIYDQKHSPFASLSKEAKKRTILLNGFSKGYAMTGFRVGYACASQEIIAAMSKIHSFSIMCVPTISQVAASEALLSQKEVIAMRSAYRRRRELVVKELNRLGLTTNLPQGAFYCFPSLEKFKIDSLSFAKKLLFEQKVAVVPGVAFGKELSSYIRISYANSLDNLKEAIIRIEKFLGKLK, from the coding sequence ATGATTTCTAAAAGAGTTAAAAAATTAGCCCCTTCGGGGATACGGGCATTTTTCGATTTAGTTATGGGAATGCCAGAGGTTATTTCTCTGGGGGTCGGTGAGCCAGATTTTATCTCTCCTTGGAGGGTTCGCGAAAAGGCAATTACCGCCCTTGAGGAAGGAATGACTTCTTACACCTCAAACCAGGGGCTTTTTGTTTTGCGTCGGGACATAGCCAACCACTATAAGAGAAGATTTTCTTTAAGCTATGATCCTAAAACCGAAATCCTGATAACTGTTGGGGTGAGTGAGGCTTTAGATTTGGCTTTGAGGGCTATCTTAGAGCCAAAAGATAAGGTTATCGTAGTGACTCCGCATTATGTCGCTTATCCGGCTCTGGTTGAGATTTCTGGAGGCCAGGTTCTCTATTTAACTACAAAGGCCGAAGATAATTTTAAAATAGATATTAAGAGATTAAAAGAGCTTCTTAAAGCTAACCCAAAAGCGATTATTTTAAATAATCCTTCCAACCCTACCGGGACACATTATACCTCTCTAGAGCTTAAAAAAATATGGAAGGTTATCGCTAATAAAAAGACATTGGTTATTAGCGATGAAGTTTATGATGAATTGATTTACGATCAAAAACATAGCCCTTTTGCTAGTTTGTCTAAAGAGGCAAAAAAGCGAACGATTTTGCTTAATGGATTTTCCAAGGGTTATGCGATGACTGGCTTTCGGGTAGGTTATGCTTGCGCTAGTCAGGAGATCATCGCAGCAATGTCTAAAATCCATTCTTTTTCAATAATGTGTGTGCCGACTATCTCTCAAGTCGCTGCCTCGGAAGCTTTGCTTAGTCAGAAGGAAGTTATAGCTATGCGTTCGGCCTATCGACGCAGAAGAGAGCTTGTCGTAAAAGAGCTAAATCGGTTAGGGTTAACTACGAATTTACCGCAAGGAGCATTTTACTGCTTTCCTTCTTTAGAAAAATTTAAGATAGATTCATTGAGCTTTGCTAAAAAACTTTTATTTGAACAAAAGGTAGCTGTAGTGCCGGGAGTAGCTTTTGGTAAAGAGCTTAGTTCCTATATTAGAATTTCCTATGCTAATTCTTTAGACAATTTAAAAGAAGCAATAATTCGAATTGAGAAGTTTTTAGGAAAGTTAAAATAA
- a CDS encoding Lrp/AsnC family transcriptional regulator yields the protein MDDILEILESNARITLEELQKLTGKSKQELSKAIKSYEKKGVIVNYKTVINRQKIKGERSVRALIEVKIAPQKDVGFDLVAERIYRFPEVKSCYLLSGTYDLLLVVEGDDINTVASFVSEKLAPLNQVRGTATHFMLKKYKEDGVILVKKDKNQRLAITY from the coding sequence ATGGATGATATATTAGAGATTTTAGAAAGTAATGCTCGGATTACCTTGGAGGAGCTTCAGAAGTTAACTGGTAAAAGTAAGCAAGAGCTCAGTAAGGCTATAAAAAGCTATGAGAAAAAAGGAGTTATTGTAAACTACAAGACTGTGATTAATCGGCAGAAAATTAAAGGTGAGCGGAGTGTTCGGGCTCTAATCGAAGTTAAAATAGCTCCTCAGAAAGATGTGGGGTTTGATTTAGTGGCTGAGCGAATTTATCGTTTCCCGGAAGTAAAAAGTTGTTATCTTCTTTCAGGAACTTATGATTTATTATTGGTGGTTGAAGGTGACGATATCAATACGGTGGCCAGTTTTGTTTCCGAGAAGCTCGCTCCTTTAAATCAGGTAAGAGGAACCGCGACTCATTTTATGCTTAAGAAATATAAAGAAGATGGAGTTATTTTAGTAAAGAAAGATAAGAATCAAAGATTAGCAATAACCTATTAA
- a CDS encoding ribonuclease H-like domain-containing protein, with product MDIDLSKPLEDYQLTFLDLETTGLDVVMGDAICEIGAFKVKNRKIVDKFHSLVNPKMAVPQAAYQIHKISDQDLKYAPPFEKLADKLLDFLKGTVLCAYNVEFDAKFIDYSLKRIGREPLNLPTVDILAMARDGLDLPRYNLGTVAKSLGIDCKGGLHRALDDALVTYQTFLKLIDGFKNKKIESLDDYVSLYSCSNDIFKIKEDKKIAILKEAIENDHKIDIKYFSSSNILEHDQVLPLRLVREGRFFYFLFQGQAKEPRRILLRRVLEVQIPSARA from the coding sequence ATGGATATAGATTTAAGCAAACCGCTTGAAGATTATCAGCTAACCTTTTTAGACTTAGAAACTACCGGTTTAGATGTGGTCATGGGTGACGCCATCTGTGAAATTGGGGCTTTTAAAGTTAAGAACAGAAAGATCGTTGATAAATTTCATAGTTTGGTAAACCCTAAAATGGCCGTACCTCAGGCAGCCTATCAAATTCATAAAATATCAGATCAAGATTTAAAGTATGCTCCGCCGTTTGAAAAGCTAGCCGATAAGCTTCTTGATTTTTTAAAAGGGACAGTACTTTGTGCCTATAATGTTGAATTTGATGCAAAGTTTATTGATTATAGTTTAAAGAGAATTGGACGGGAACCTTTAAACTTACCGACAGTGGATATCTTGGCGATGGCTAGAGATGGGCTTGATTTGCCTCGTTACAATTTAGGAACGGTAGCTAAGTCATTAGGCATTGATTGTAAAGGTGGGCTGCATAGAGCTTTAGACGATGCTTTGGTGACCTACCAAACTTTCTTAAAGCTTATAGATGGGTTTAAAAATAAAAAGATTGAAAGCCTAGATGATTACGTGTCGCTTTATAGTTGCAGTAATGATATTTTTAAAATCAAAGAAGATAAAAAAATTGCTATTTTAAAGGAAGCCATCGAAAACGACCACAAAATAGATATAAAATATTTTTCCAGTTCAAATATCTTAGAGCATGATCAGGTATTACCTTTGCGTCTCGTTAGAGAGGGGAGATTTTTTTATTTTTTATTCCAGGGGCAAGCTAAAGAGCCGCGCCGGATACTCTTAAGAAGAGTTTTAGAAGTGCAAATTCCCTCGGCGAGAGCTTAA
- a CDS encoding secondary thiamine-phosphate synthase enzyme YjbQ, giving the protein MKTDRIKVKTKGNCDIINITSELKRIVEKENLKEGVIFLSVIGSTAALTTMEYEPGLEKDLKQAFEQLLPYRKDYAHNFTWSDDNGHAHLRSSLIKTSLFVSVSQGHLDLGTWQQVVLIDFDTRARHREIVAKVIN; this is encoded by the coding sequence ATGAAAACAGATCGAATCAAAGTAAAGACTAAAGGCAATTGCGATATAATCAACATTACTTCTGAGTTGAAGCGAATAGTTGAAAAAGAAAACCTTAAAGAAGGGGTTATTTTTTTGTCGGTTATCGGCTCAACCGCAGCTCTCACTACTATGGAGTATGAACCGGGGTTAGAAAAAGATTTAAAGCAAGCTTTTGAACAGCTTTTGCCCTATCGTAAGGACTATGCTCATAACTTTACTTGGTCGGATGATAACGGACACGCACATTTACGTAGCTCCTTGATTAAAACTAGCCTTTTTGTGTCGGTTAGTCAAGGCCATCTTGATTTAGGAACTTGGCAACAGGTAGTTTTGATTGATTTTGATACTCGAGCTAGGCATAGAGAGATAGTAGCCAAAGTAATTAATTAA
- a CDS encoding helix-turn-helix domain-containing protein, with amino-acid sequence MREKLLSTREVSHVLGISEKDVIELASSRLIPHFKVAGEFLRFKREDVLKVAPAIKKRYNIPEKKHRRTEAVREFFYFNDFYIVTAAIIITLLWVILKDIILAS; translated from the coding sequence ATGAGAGAAAAGCTTCTTAGTACTAGGGAAGTGTCCCATGTATTGGGGATTTCCGAGAAGGATGTAATTGAATTAGCAAGTTCTCGGCTTATACCTCATTTTAAGGTGGCGGGAGAATTTCTAAGGTTTAAAAGGGAAGATGTATTAAAGGTGGCGCCAGCGATTAAGAAAAGGTATAACATTCCTGAGAAAAAGCATCGGCGCACCGAAGCCGTAAGAGAATTTTTTTATTTTAACGATTTCTATATTGTTACCGCAGCGATTATCATCACGCTTCTTTGGGTAATACTTAAAGATATTATTTTGGCGAGTTGA
- a CDS encoding polymer-forming cytoskeletal protein — protein sequence MSKRRGEDKILDVNAAMQGSLVFSDPVNLRINGRFEGSLTTKGSLTIGSSADVKADISGEEVIVAGTVKGNIKATEGIRLTSTAKVFGDVNVSQITIEKGAVFNGKCRMNEGKISLEELSDYLSVGEKKIMEWVEGGKIPVEKEGNKFLFDRDQVEDWIAHKI from the coding sequence ATGAGTAAACGAAGAGGCGAAGACAAAATCCTTGATGTGAATGCTGCCATGCAAGGAAGCTTAGTTTTTTCTGACCCCGTGAATTTGAGAATAAATGGCAGGTTTGAAGGTAGCTTGACCACCAAGGGGAGCTTAACTATTGGTTCAAGCGCAGATGTAAAAGCAGATATTTCTGGAGAAGAAGTAATTGTTGCCGGAACAGTTAAGGGTAATATTAAAGCAACCGAAGGCATAAGATTAACTTCAACTGCTAAGGTTTTTGGAGACGTTAACGTTTCTCAAATTACTATTGAAAAAGGGGCTGTGTTTAATGGTAAATGCAGGATGAACGAAGGGAAGATTTCCTTAGAGGAACTTTCTGATTATCTATCAGTCGGCGAAAAAAAAATTATGGAATGGGTTGAAGGCGGTAAAATTCCAGTAGAAAAAGAAGGGAATAAATTTTTGTTTGATCGGGACCAAGTGGAAGATTGGATAGCTCATAAAATTTAA
- a CDS encoding MgtC/SapB family protein produces the protein MLNLFDTIFRLLIAFCLGSIIGFEREKKASSAGLRTHILVCTGSTLIMLVSLHIFEIYQGQTAIDPGRIAAGVVTGIGFLGAGTIIRSREGVKGLTTAASIWISSAIGLAVGCGYISAALMATLISYLSLSFLKKLEN, from the coding sequence ATGTTAAATCTATTTGATACTATTTTTCGACTGCTGATTGCCTTTTGTTTGGGGAGTATCATTGGTTTTGAGCGTGAAAAAAAAGCTAGTTCTGCCGGTCTTCGTACTCATATTTTAGTTTGTACCGGGTCAACATTGATAATGTTGGTTTCGCTTCACATTTTTGAGATATATCAGGGCCAGACGGCGATAGATCCTGGCCGAATTGCTGCCGGAGTAGTTACTGGTATCGGGTTTTTAGGCGCTGGAACGATTATCCGTAGCCGCGAAGGGGTTAAGGGTTTAACTACTGCTGCTAGTATCTGGATAAGTTCAGCTATCGGCTTGGCTGTTGGTTGTGGTTATATAAGCGCGGCCCTTATGGCGACGCTTATATCTTACTTGTCGCTTTCTTTTTTGAAGAAACTTGAAAATTAA
- the tsaD gene encoding tRNA (adenosine(37)-N6)-threonylcarbamoyltransferase complex transferase subunit TsaD, with product MYTLGIETSCDETSCAILKNNKVLSNVTLSSLSEHKKYGGVVPEIATRAHLVSIDRVVELATIKAKVPLKKINLIAVTQCPGLIGSLVVGLNFAKALSLALKKPFIGVNHLQAHIFSPFLDYHKRIPFPFLGLVVSGGHTEFYRVDDFDRVNLVGSTRDDACGEVFDKVAKAYGLGYPGGPLIDRLFNYDQRSDFKFNCGRSGLDLSFSGIKTALIYKKIEMEKKGVFDAKMKKRLLSSFQYAALEAIIAATEEAVDKLKVKTIVCGGGVTANSYLRRRLKDYQDRGLKVFIASKEYTGDNAAMVAGLGFYLYNKIGKESNIALEAKPN from the coding sequence ATGTACACTCTTGGTATAGAAACATCTTGTGATGAGACTTCTTGTGCAATTTTAAAAAATAACAAGGTTCTTTCTAACGTTACTCTTTCTTCTCTAAGCGAGCATAAAAAGTATGGTGGGGTAGTTCCAGAAATTGCTACCCGGGCACACCTAGTTAGTATTGACCGGGTTGTTGAGCTAGCTACAATAAAAGCCAAGGTTCCTTTAAAGAAAATAAATTTAATTGCAGTAACCCAGTGCCCCGGGTTAATCGGAAGTTTGGTCGTTGGGCTTAATTTTGCTAAGGCCCTTTCTCTGGCGCTGAAAAAACCTTTTATTGGCGTTAATCATCTACAAGCTCACATTTTTTCTCCTTTTTTAGATTATCATAAAAGAATTCCTTTTCCTTTTTTAGGGTTGGTAGTTTCCGGGGGGCATACTGAATTTTACCGAGTCGATGATTTCGATCGAGTTAATTTGGTCGGTTCAACCCGCGACGATGCTTGTGGTGAGGTGTTTGACAAGGTAGCTAAAGCTTATGGATTGGGATATCCTGGAGGCCCACTGATTGATAGGTTGTTTAACTACGACCAAAGGTCCGATTTTAAGTTTAACTGCGGTCGCAGTGGTTTAGATTTAAGCTTTAGTGGCATAAAAACGGCTTTAATTTACAAGAAAATCGAGATGGAGAAAAAAGGTGTTTTTGATGCGAAGATGAAAAAAAGACTTCTTTCTTCATTCCAATATGCAGCTTTAGAAGCTATTATCGCAGCAACCGAAGAGGCGGTGGATAAACTAAAAGTTAAAACTATAGTTTGTGGGGGTGGGGTTACAGCGAATAGTTATTTACGTAGGCGCCTAAAAGACTACCAGGACCGAGGGCTTAAGGTTTTTATTGCTTCTAAAGAGTATACGGGAGACAATGCGGCAATGGTTGCAGGATTAGGGTTTTACTTGTATAATAAAATAGGTAAAGAGAGTAATATTGCTTTAGAGGCTAAACCTAATTGA